Genomic segment of Deltaproteobacteria bacterium:
GCGTTCCCTTCAATGGTTCGATAACAAGAAGCACTCGCGTCTCGGTTCCCCCCATCGGGCGAACGTCCAGGTGCTTTACCCTGCGGGAGAGCAGGGAGGGCGGGTTGGACGCGCCCGATGGGGGGAACCGAGATTCCGGATCTAGGAACTTTTCACGCGAGATTGAATGTATTGGACAATTTCGGAGGTATACGTTCCCGGACCAAATATTCTGTCTATGCCTTTACTCAAGAGGCCGGGAATATCTTCCTCTGGGATGATGCCTCCGCCCAAAACAATAACGTCTTTCATGCCCTTCTCTTCCAGGAGTTCCATGATTCGGGGAAAGAGATAGTCATGAGCGCCTGATAATATGCTCAGCCCAATCACGTCTACGTCTTCCTGGAGGGCCGTTGTGGCGATTTGTTCGGGAGTCTGACGCAGGCCGGTGTATATTACTTCCATCCCCGCGTCTCG
This window contains:
- a CDS encoding cobalamin B12-binding domain-containing protein, coding for MSERKIRVLTAKPGLDGHDRGVKVISAALRDAGMEVIYTGLRQTPEQIATTALQEDVDVIGLSILSGAHDYLFPRIMELLEEKGMKDVIVLGGGIIPEEDIPGLLSKGIDRIFGPGTYTSEIVQYIQSRVKSS